The following are from one region of the Stigmatella ashevillena genome:
- the speA gene encoding biosynthetic arginine decarboxylase translates to MPINTPQHRWTLADALEMYGIRNWGNPYFGINEKGHVCVHPDGPQGSSMDLKELVDEVRRRGIGLPLLIRFTDVLRHRVIHLNEAFKKAIAESNYKGQYRGVYPIKVNQHRYVVETIVETGKNYGYGLEAGSKPELLAVMALLDNEDALVICNGYKDEEYVETALFFSRLGRNVILVVEKPSELPLIAEVARKTGIAPRLGVRVKLSTRGAGKWEASGGDRSKFGLTSSELMNCISFMRETGLLPHFELLHFHLGSQISNIRNVKNALREVGCFYVEVARQGAPLKYLDVGGGLGVDYDGSQTNFTSSMNYTTEEYANDVVFGVMEACDRAGVTHPTLVSESGRAIVAHHAVLVMDVLGTSESDPAQVPEKVDEKAPSVVRNLLSTLRDLTNKNLLESWHDAQDAKEESLTLFSLGHLSLEQRVAAENIYWAICHKIMRIARDHGEIPEELDSLEKQLSDTYFCNFSVFQSLPDSWAIDQLFPIMPIHRLAEKPSRRATLADITCDSDGKIEHFIDKREVKDALELHPLNNDDYYLGIFLVGAYQEILGDLHNLFGDTHAVQVSLAPNGGYLIDHVVEGDTVNEVLHYVSYSKDDLVARLRKFTEIALRNGRITLDESRTLLRMYEEGLAGYTYLERDVDAAFNASHGQLRLVPPQDASSPRIPAPPTGT, encoded by the coding sequence ATGCCCATCAACACGCCGCAGCACCGTTGGACCCTCGCTGACGCCCTGGAAATGTATGGGATCCGGAATTGGGGGAATCCCTACTTCGGCATCAACGAGAAGGGCCATGTGTGCGTCCACCCGGATGGGCCCCAGGGGTCCAGCATGGACCTGAAGGAGCTGGTGGACGAGGTGCGGCGCCGGGGCATCGGCCTGCCCCTGCTGATCCGCTTCACGGATGTCCTGCGCCACCGCGTCATCCACCTCAACGAGGCCTTCAAGAAGGCCATCGCCGAGTCCAACTACAAGGGCCAGTACCGGGGCGTGTACCCCATCAAGGTGAACCAGCACCGGTACGTGGTGGAGACCATCGTCGAGACGGGCAAGAACTACGGCTACGGCCTGGAGGCCGGCAGCAAGCCGGAGCTGCTCGCGGTGATGGCGCTGCTGGACAACGAGGACGCGCTCGTCATCTGCAACGGCTACAAGGACGAGGAGTACGTGGAGACGGCGCTGTTCTTCTCCCGGCTGGGCCGCAACGTCATCCTGGTGGTGGAGAAGCCCAGCGAGCTGCCCCTCATCGCCGAGGTGGCCCGCAAGACGGGCATCGCCCCCCGGCTGGGCGTGCGGGTGAAGCTGTCCACGCGCGGGGCGGGCAAGTGGGAGGCCTCTGGAGGAGACCGCTCCAAGTTCGGCCTCACCTCCTCGGAGCTGATGAACTGCATCAGCTTCATGCGCGAGACGGGGCTCCTGCCCCACTTCGAGCTGCTGCACTTCCACCTGGGCAGCCAGATCTCCAACATCCGCAACGTGAAGAACGCGCTGCGCGAGGTGGGCTGCTTCTACGTGGAGGTGGCCCGCCAGGGCGCGCCCCTGAAGTACCTGGACGTGGGCGGCGGCCTGGGCGTGGACTACGACGGCTCGCAGACCAACTTCACCTCCTCCATGAACTACACCACGGAGGAGTACGCCAACGACGTGGTGTTCGGGGTGATGGAGGCGTGTGACCGGGCGGGCGTCACCCACCCCACGCTCGTCTCCGAGTCCGGCCGCGCCATCGTGGCCCACCACGCCGTGCTGGTAATGGACGTGCTGGGCACCAGCGAGTCGGATCCCGCCCAGGTGCCCGAGAAGGTGGACGAGAAGGCGCCCTCCGTGGTGCGCAACCTGCTGAGCACCCTCCGGGACCTGACGAACAAGAACCTCCTGGAGTCCTGGCACGATGCCCAGGATGCCAAGGAGGAGAGCCTCACGCTGTTCTCCCTGGGCCACCTCTCGCTGGAGCAGCGCGTGGCCGCGGAGAACATCTACTGGGCCATCTGCCACAAGATCATGCGCATCGCCCGCGACCATGGGGAGATCCCCGAGGAGCTGGACTCGCTGGAGAAGCAGCTGTCCGACACGTACTTCTGCAACTTCTCCGTGTTCCAGTCCCTGCCGGACTCGTGGGCCATTGATCAGCTCTTTCCGATCATGCCGATCCACCGGCTGGCCGAGAAGCCGTCGCGCCGGGCCACGCTGGCCGACATCACCTGCGACTCGGACGGGAAGATCGAGCACTTCATCGACAAGCGCGAGGTGAAGGACGCGCTGGAGCTGCACCCGCTCAACAACGACGACTACTACCTGGGCATCTTCCTGGTGGGCGCCTACCAGGAGATCCTCGGGGACCTGCACAACCTGTTCGGGGATACCCACGCGGTGCAGGTGTCGCTGGCGCCCAACGGGGGCTACCTGATCGATCACGTCGTGGAGGGAGACACCGTCAACGAGGTGCTCCACTACGTCAGCTACAGCAAGGACGATCTGGTGGCGCGGCTGCGGAAGTTCACCGAGATAGCGCTGCGCAATGGCCGCATCACCCTGGATGAGTCGCGCACCCTGCTGCGGATGTACGAGGAGGGCCTGGCTGGCTACACCTACTTGGAGCGAGACGTGGACGCGGCCTTCAACGCCAGCCACGGCCAGCTCCGCCTAGTGCCGCCGCAGGACGCCTCGTCCCCCCGCATTCCCGCCCCTCCCACGGGGACCTGA
- a CDS encoding OsmC family protein, with protein MSQPSQPTGVVMTATSAPAFKTELEHGPSGSRIATEAPKDNGGTGGSFSPTDLVGAALASCALTTMALVASREGIPFGDARVTVEKRMTPPPRRIGELVLTLHMPTGLSPAHRIRLEQVAHECPVARSLHPDLKLPITFRYPGES; from the coding sequence ATGAGCCAGCCTTCGCAGCCGACCGGTGTGGTGATGACCGCCACCAGCGCCCCCGCATTCAAGACGGAACTCGAGCACGGGCCGTCCGGCTCGCGCATCGCTACCGAGGCCCCGAAGGACAACGGGGGAACGGGGGGCTCCTTCTCTCCCACGGACCTGGTCGGGGCGGCGCTCGCCTCGTGCGCGCTCACCACCATGGCCTTGGTCGCCTCGCGCGAGGGCATTCCCTTTGGGGATGCCCGGGTGACGGTGGAAAAGCGGATGACGCCGCCCCCTCGCCGGATTGGCGAACTGGTGCTGACCCTTCACATGCCCACAGGCCTGTCTCCGGCGCACCGGATCCGTTTGGAGCAGGTGGCCCACGAGTGCCCCGTCGCCCGGAGCCTTCACCCGGACCTGAAGTTGCCCATCACGTTCCGCTACCCGGGCGAGTCCTAG
- a CDS encoding Hsp70 family protein — MSDEIAIGVDLGTSYSCVAVVQDGQPVVIPNEWGELNHASCVSFLDDGSVLVGNAAKKNIIAAPEATVYSAKRLIGRYFFSDEVKKAQAVMPYTIVEGDNNAVRIQVHGQTYSLPEISALVLKEMKAVAETYLGREITKAVVTVPAYFNDNQRQATKDAGRIAGLEVLRIINEPTAAALAYGFGRDVNQRVVVYDLGGGTFDVSILEIGKDVFEVLSTAGDTYLGGDDFDDRIMTWLAEDFLAKTRLDLRQNKYCLQMLKDAAERAKIDVGQKGTADILCQGICQDANGNVMDLRNTLSNDQFNRMVMDLVQRTFKVCDEALQSARLSASEVDAVILVGGPTRLPIIRNSVKHYFQKEPMEGINPDQVVSLGACLQAHALLDAGAETFLVDVTPLSLRIGTVGGYTEKVIDKNTPVPIDRSKTFTTSRDGQEKVKIRVYQGESNRAEECELLGEFEFSGFRIGYRGDVKIEVTFEIDTNGMVNVSACDVETGQKTTTTLTLSSGMSETDIQRSIDATRQIHLAGHSSDLPSVA; from the coding sequence ATGTCGGACGAGATCGCGATCGGCGTCGACCTGGGCACCTCGTATTCGTGCGTGGCGGTGGTCCAGGACGGTCAGCCGGTGGTCATCCCCAACGAGTGGGGCGAGCTGAACCACGCCTCGTGCGTATCGTTCCTCGATGACGGCTCGGTGCTCGTGGGCAACGCCGCCAAGAAGAACATCATCGCCGCCCCGGAGGCGACGGTGTACTCGGCCAAGCGGCTCATCGGGCGGTACTTCTTCTCCGACGAGGTGAAGAAGGCGCAGGCGGTGATGCCGTACACCATCGTCGAGGGCGACAACAACGCGGTGCGCATCCAGGTGCACGGGCAGACGTACTCGCTGCCGGAGATCTCCGCGCTGGTGCTCAAGGAGATGAAGGCGGTGGCGGAGACGTACCTGGGCCGGGAGATCACCAAGGCGGTGGTCACCGTGCCGGCGTACTTCAACGACAACCAGCGCCAGGCCACCAAGGACGCGGGCCGCATCGCCGGGCTGGAGGTGCTGCGCATCATCAACGAGCCCACCGCGGCGGCGCTCGCCTATGGCTTCGGCCGGGACGTCAACCAGCGCGTGGTGGTGTACGACCTGGGCGGTGGCACCTTCGATGTGTCCATCCTGGAGATCGGCAAGGACGTGTTCGAGGTGCTGTCCACCGCGGGCGACACGTACCTGGGCGGCGATGACTTCGACGACCGCATCATGACGTGGCTGGCCGAGGACTTCCTGGCCAAGACGCGGCTGGACCTGCGACAGAACAAGTACTGCCTTCAGATGCTCAAGGACGCCGCGGAGCGGGCGAAGATCGACGTGGGCCAGAAAGGCACCGCGGACATCCTCTGCCAGGGGATCTGCCAGGACGCCAACGGCAACGTGATGGACTTGCGCAACACGCTGTCCAATGACCAGTTCAACCGCATGGTCATGGACCTGGTGCAGCGCACCTTCAAGGTGTGTGACGAGGCGCTGCAGAGCGCGCGGCTGTCGGCCTCGGAGGTCGACGCGGTCATCCTGGTGGGAGGCCCGACGCGGCTGCCCATCATCCGCAACTCGGTGAAGCACTACTTCCAGAAGGAGCCCATGGAGGGCATCAACCCGGACCAGGTCGTCTCTCTGGGAGCCTGCCTCCAGGCCCACGCGCTGCTGGACGCAGGCGCGGAGACGTTCCTGGTGGACGTCACGCCGCTGTCGCTGCGCATCGGCACCGTGGGCGGCTACACGGAGAAGGTCATCGACAAGAACACGCCGGTGCCCATCGACCGCTCGAAGACGTTCACCACCAGCCGCGATGGCCAGGAGAAGGTGAAGATTCGCGTGTACCAAGGTGAGTCGAACCGGGCGGAGGAGTGCGAGCTGCTCGGAGAGTTCGAGTTCTCCGGCTTCCGCATCGGCTACCGCGGCGATGTGAAGATCGAAGTGACGTTCGAGATCGACACCAACGGCATGGTGAACGTCTCCGCCTGTGACGTCGAGACGGGCCAGAAGACGACCACCACCCTCACCCTCTCGTCCGGAATGTCCGAGACCGACATCCAGCGGTCCATCGACGCCACCCGGCAAATCCATCTCGCAGGCCACAGCAGCGATCTTCCCTCCGTGGCCTAG
- the clpX gene encoding ATP-dependent Clp protease ATP-binding subunit ClpX, translating into MESSARREEPLLTPRQIFERLNRYVIGQDEAKRTVAIAAHNHLKRIQARRLRRGSLIKKSNILLIGPTGSGKTHIARNLADILSVPFTTVDATEYTEAGYYGKDVEVMISDLLFKANHSVEDTQRGIIFVDEVDKIARRSQGARNGAGSRDIGGEGVQQGLLKMLEGREVFVPMNLTQAWNKSDFVQIDTRDILFICAGTFSDLHEYGEGGSRPLGFGSEEASRRVSKRISVKQLVDFGMLAEFLGRLPVMVQLQALGEPELLRVLTEPPDSIIREFRELLAYDEIDLDFTEEALREVVHFSVEKGLGARGLRSILEHVMADVMFEAPERGRGPFRVDGDFVRTRLSGLNAAQLGA; encoded by the coding sequence ATGGAGTCGTCCGCACGCAGGGAAGAGCCGTTACTGACACCGAGGCAGATCTTCGAGCGGTTGAACCGGTACGTCATCGGCCAGGACGAGGCGAAGCGGACCGTGGCCATTGCCGCCCACAACCACCTCAAGCGCATTCAGGCAAGGAGGCTCCGGCGAGGCTCGCTCATCAAGAAGTCCAACATCCTGCTGATCGGCCCCACCGGGAGCGGCAAGACACACATCGCGCGCAACCTGGCGGACATTCTCTCCGTCCCGTTCACGACGGTGGATGCCACCGAGTACACGGAGGCGGGCTACTACGGCAAGGACGTGGAGGTGATGATCTCGGACCTGCTCTTCAAGGCCAACCACTCGGTGGAGGACACCCAGCGGGGCATCATCTTCGTCGACGAGGTGGACAAGATTGCCCGCCGCTCGCAAGGGGCCCGGAATGGCGCCGGCAGCCGGGACATTGGCGGCGAAGGGGTTCAGCAGGGGCTGCTCAAGATGCTGGAGGGGCGTGAAGTCTTCGTCCCCATGAACCTCACCCAGGCGTGGAACAAGAGCGACTTCGTGCAGATCGACACGCGCGACATCCTCTTCATCTGCGCGGGCACCTTTTCGGACCTGCACGAGTATGGCGAGGGAGGCTCCCGCCCCCTGGGCTTCGGGTCCGAGGAGGCATCCCGGCGGGTGAGCAAGCGCATCAGCGTCAAACAGCTGGTGGACTTCGGCATGCTCGCGGAGTTCCTGGGCCGCCTGCCCGTGATGGTTCAGCTCCAGGCGCTGGGGGAACCCGAGCTCTTGCGCGTGCTGACGGAGCCGCCGGACTCCATCATCCGCGAGTTCCGTGAGTTGCTGGCATACGACGAGATCGACCTGGACTTCACCGAGGAGGCCCTCCGCGAGGTGGTGCACTTCTCGGTGGAGAAGGGGCTGGGCGCCCGGGGCTTGCGCTCCATTTTGGAGCACGTGATGGCCGATGTGATGTTCGAAGCGCCCGAGCGGGGCCGGGGGCCGTTCCGGGTGGATGGGGACTTCGTGCGGACCCGGCTCAGCGGGCTGAACGCCGCGCAGTTGGGAGCCTGA
- a CDS encoding PHP domain-containing protein has translation MIDLHSHTTASDGQHAPEELLAMAASAGVTVLAVTDHDTVAGLAAAKAAAARHGVELVAGIELSAFVLGKEAHILGHFLRPEDPGISRFADALRTERAQRMEQMVEKMRKLGFPVRMEEVYALAEDAHLGRPHLARVLVEKGWCVDTKEAFDRFLGNGRPAWVDRYRLDGADAIQLIRTAGGTATLAHPGTSKMNRAEIATLAKAGLAGLEVLHADHNPSVREKYLALAREFALVVTAGSDFHGEKVAPGRHLGTASMPPELFEKLRARASA, from the coding sequence GTGATCGATCTTCACTCCCACACCACCGCGAGCGACGGCCAGCACGCTCCGGAGGAGCTTCTCGCCATGGCCGCCTCCGCGGGCGTGACGGTGCTCGCGGTCACGGACCACGACACGGTAGCAGGGCTGGCGGCGGCAAAGGCCGCGGCCGCCCGCCATGGGGTGGAGCTGGTCGCGGGCATCGAGCTGTCCGCCTTCGTGCTGGGCAAGGAGGCCCACATCCTGGGGCACTTCCTGCGCCCCGAGGATCCCGGCATCTCCCGGTTCGCGGACGCGCTGCGCACCGAGCGCGCGCAGCGGATGGAACAGATGGTGGAGAAGATGCGAAAGCTCGGCTTCCCGGTGCGGATGGAAGAGGTGTACGCGCTGGCGGAGGACGCCCACTTGGGCCGACCCCACCTGGCGCGGGTCCTGGTGGAGAAGGGCTGGTGCGTGGACACGAAGGAGGCGTTCGACCGGTTCCTTGGAAACGGGCGCCCCGCGTGGGTGGACCGCTACCGGCTGGACGGTGCGGATGCCATCCAGCTCATCCGCACCGCGGGTGGCACCGCCACCCTGGCCCACCCGGGGACCTCGAAGATGAACCGCGCGGAGATCGCCACGCTGGCGAAGGCGGGGCTCGCGGGGCTGGAGGTCCTCCACGCGGATCACAACCCGAGCGTGCGCGAGAAGTACCTGGCCCTCGCCCGGGAGTTCGCCCTGGTGGTGACCGCGGGCAGCGACTTCCACGGGGAGAAGGTGGCGCCGGGAAGACACCTGGGAACGGCCTCCATGCCCCCGGAACTCTTCGAGAAACTGCGGGCCCGGGCGTCGGCCTAG
- a CDS encoding CvpA family protein, producing MIIDLIILGLVLFFAVVGAITGAARQVAHLVGLAAAYFVSKRLGPVLAPKLAEALSTPQLIGLLVGSLLIFILVLVVVRYALGALLQRMMSGQDPENRGPDRFIGFLIGGGKVAIIAYVLLSGLTFVEQHVVVAGRKMGLSAKDSKALGFAREHNLFEMTQFAALKDFVQVAQLSTDPQRASRLQNDPAYKALRQDPRFQKALKDESLRRSLEQGDHRALLNNNLILQLIQDPDTAARLGAASRAADRRP from the coding sequence GTGATCATCGATCTCATCATTCTGGGACTGGTGCTGTTCTTCGCGGTGGTGGGCGCCATCACCGGCGCGGCCCGGCAGGTGGCCCACCTGGTGGGGCTGGCCGCGGCCTACTTCGTCTCCAAGCGGCTGGGGCCCGTGCTCGCGCCGAAGCTGGCGGAGGCGCTGAGCACCCCCCAACTCATCGGGCTGCTGGTGGGCAGCCTGCTCATCTTCATCCTGGTGCTCGTGGTGGTGCGCTACGCCCTCGGCGCCCTGCTCCAGCGCATGATGTCGGGCCAGGATCCGGAGAACCGCGGGCCGGACCGGTTCATCGGCTTCCTGATCGGCGGGGGCAAGGTGGCCATCATCGCGTACGTGCTGCTCAGCGGGCTGACCTTCGTGGAGCAGCACGTGGTGGTGGCGGGCCGGAAGATGGGCCTGTCGGCCAAGGACTCCAAGGCCCTGGGCTTCGCGCGCGAGCACAACCTCTTCGAGATGACCCAGTTCGCGGCGCTCAAGGACTTCGTCCAGGTGGCCCAGCTCAGCACGGACCCCCAGCGCGCCTCCCGGCTTCAGAATGATCCCGCCTACAAGGCGCTGCGGCAGGACCCCCGCTTCCAGAAGGCCCTCAAGGACGAGTCGCTGCGCCGCTCGCTCGAGCAGGGCGACCACCGCGCCCTGCTGAACAACAACCTCATCCTCCAGCTCATCCAGGATCCGGACACCGCGGCCCGCCTCGGGGCCGCCTCCCGGGCCGCGGACCGGCGCCCCTGA
- a CDS encoding deoxyhypusine synthase family protein → MAKTSNPKKSLRNAYSGARKADPRPITGKEKPAELLAHAFSAYVGRQERTAFELMSKSMEQDASIFLTLSGAMTPAGLHQSCLIPLVEKGIISALTTTGANLYHDAHRIIGHAIREVNPNAGDLQYRLARIIRIYDLGFWEEALLDTDRLFSAIIRGPEFQKKMTTPEFHYLLGKAVYGIEKQLGVKQPSLLSTCYKHAVPIWVGAVQDGSIFLNVVKLKRLLGAEFKFELDINDDVYSMAAMQHFCRHQGSKRLAIWILGGGVPKNYTLQGEPLLDQILNVPTSGFDIDVQFCVDPVDNGALSSCPAGEGHTWGKVSVEAVETGSMYVHCDVTAVFPWLTHALLSEPKNKRKPMRLMDKMAEAITFLDTDVQKRRKQLMKTLDWSVEEAEPSTPEDADKHDAYVR, encoded by the coding sequence ATGGCCAAGACCTCGAACCCGAAGAAGAGCTTGCGCAACGCCTACTCGGGCGCGCGCAAGGCGGACCCCCGCCCCATCACCGGCAAGGAGAAGCCGGCCGAGCTGCTCGCCCACGCCTTCAGCGCCTACGTGGGGCGCCAGGAGCGCACGGCGTTCGAGCTGATGTCGAAGTCCATGGAGCAGGACGCGTCCATCTTCCTGACGCTCTCGGGGGCCATGACGCCCGCGGGCCTGCACCAGAGCTGCCTCATCCCCCTGGTGGAGAAGGGCATCATCTCCGCGCTGACCACCACGGGCGCCAACCTCTACCACGACGCCCACCGCATCATCGGCCATGCGATCCGCGAGGTGAACCCGAACGCCGGAGACCTCCAGTACCGGCTGGCGCGCATCATCCGCATCTACGACTTGGGCTTCTGGGAGGAGGCCCTGCTGGACACGGACCGGCTCTTCTCGGCCATCATCCGGGGCCCCGAGTTCCAGAAGAAGATGACGACGCCGGAGTTCCACTACCTGTTGGGCAAGGCGGTGTACGGCATCGAGAAGCAGCTGGGCGTGAAGCAGCCCTCGCTGCTGTCCACCTGCTACAAGCACGCGGTGCCCATCTGGGTGGGCGCGGTGCAGGATGGCTCCATCTTCCTGAACGTCGTGAAGCTCAAGCGGCTGCTCGGCGCGGAGTTCAAGTTCGAGCTCGACATCAACGACGACGTGTACTCGATGGCGGCGATGCAGCACTTCTGCCGCCACCAGGGCTCCAAGCGGCTGGCCATCTGGATCCTCGGAGGGGGTGTGCCCAAGAACTACACACTCCAGGGCGAGCCGCTGCTGGATCAGATCCTCAATGTGCCCACGTCGGGGTTCGACATCGACGTGCAATTCTGCGTGGACCCGGTGGACAACGGGGCGCTGTCGAGCTGCCCGGCTGGCGAGGGCCACACCTGGGGCAAGGTCTCCGTGGAGGCGGTGGAGACGGGTTCGATGTATGTGCACTGCGACGTGACGGCCGTCTTCCCCTGGCTCACGCACGCCCTGCTGTCCGAGCCGAAGAACAAGCGCAAGCCCATGCGGCTGATGGACAAGATGGCCGAGGCCATCACCTTCCTGGACACGGATGTGCAGAAGCGCCGCAAGCAGCTCATGAAGACGTTGGACTGGAGTGTCGAGGAAGCGGAGCCCTCGACTCCTGAAGATGCCGACAAGCACGACGCCTACGTCCGCTAG
- a CDS encoding hybrid sensor histidine kinase/response regulator encodes MTPGTHAAKAEPRATVLNVNDHAATRYLVSRMLELAGYQVLEASSGQEALALAHQLPDLVLLDVEMPDIDGYEVCRRLRGREETQGLLIAHLSAASITREDRIRGLAYGADAYWTTPFEEEELLANIDALLRLQRRAQDAIRVRDDFLSVAAHELKTPLTALRLHLERTFLLGTRTKAETVPKASLDKGLSASLRQLTRLQQLLDTLLDVSRVSSRRLKLEVSTVDLVDVAREVHQRLEPTARSLGVELQLELPSGPIVLFGDRLRLEQVLYNLLTNALKYGSGKAVLLRVEEREDMAALCVKDHGIGIALEDQARIFERFERATHTQQSGSLGLGLYIAKEIVTAHGGTIVVDSTPGEGATFQVLLPLRRTERY; translated from the coding sequence ATGACACCGGGCACCCATGCCGCCAAAGCCGAGCCGAGGGCCACCGTCCTCAACGTCAATGACCACGCCGCCACGCGCTACCTCGTCAGCCGCATGCTGGAGCTTGCGGGCTACCAGGTGTTGGAAGCCAGCTCGGGACAGGAAGCGCTGGCGCTTGCCCACCAGTTGCCAGACTTGGTGCTGCTGGATGTCGAGATGCCGGACATCGATGGCTACGAGGTCTGCCGACGCCTGCGAGGGCGCGAAGAGACACAGGGTCTGCTGATCGCACACCTGTCCGCTGCGTCCATCACGCGTGAGGACCGCATCCGCGGGCTGGCCTACGGCGCGGACGCCTATTGGACCACTCCCTTCGAGGAGGAAGAGCTGCTTGCCAACATCGATGCGCTCTTGCGGCTTCAGCGCCGGGCCCAGGACGCCATCCGGGTGCGCGATGACTTCCTGTCCGTCGCGGCCCATGAGCTGAAAACCCCTCTCACCGCGCTGCGCCTCCACCTGGAGCGGACCTTCTTGCTCGGCACGCGGACCAAGGCCGAGACCGTCCCCAAGGCCTCGCTCGACAAGGGGCTCTCCGCCTCTCTGCGCCAGCTCACCCGCCTGCAGCAGTTGCTCGACACACTGCTGGACGTGTCCCGCGTCTCCAGCCGGAGGCTCAAGCTGGAGGTGAGCACGGTGGACCTGGTGGACGTCGCCCGGGAGGTGCATCAGCGGCTCGAGCCCACGGCCCGCTCGCTCGGGGTGGAGCTCCAGCTCGAACTTCCCTCTGGACCCATTGTTCTCTTTGGAGATCGTCTGAGGCTGGAACAGGTGCTCTACAACCTGCTGACCAATGCGCTCAAGTACGGCAGCGGAAAGGCCGTGCTGCTGCGCGTGGAAGAGCGGGAGGACATGGCCGCGCTCTGCGTGAAGGATCATGGCATTGGCATTGCCTTGGAGGACCAAGCCCGGATTTTCGAGCGGTTCGAGCGGGCAACCCACACCCAGCAATCCGGCAGCCTGGGTCTCGGCCTCTATATCGCCAAAGAGATTGTCACGGCGCACGGAGGAACCATTGTCGTGGACAGTACCCCGGGTGAGGGCGCAACGTTCCAGGTGCTGCTCCCGCTGCGCCGGACTGAACGGTATTGA
- a CDS encoding J domain-containing protein: protein MVAGGVPAIPPAALLPRSERPTLALPTISPVSFPPGVAGPPPPAPGAHRPTVQGLSPVSVTPQPGPGVVLTAPTPSSPAAAAHRPTLPGIVPVSVTPPPVTPRSPSPPPGAPAVGRPPTAPPSVSPSVAAPPVVRPGTQPPGVPTAPVTGPRPPVAPPTRTAPPGAGPTPPSPPVPGIPPVSPVAARPSAPVVPPIAPAISPIVPPVAPAAAAAPATPPPPPPSAAGKGSMDAGQIAELEARCAQLDQSDYFEVLRIPKEAPPAAIKKAFYAESRTYHPDRFYQLESKELKEQVNELYKRVTEAYYVLRDDTKRKKYLADVTGPERAQKLRFTENSEAESKAAARKEHEEQIGTHPKGRQFYQLGASDFDAGRWSSAERNLKMALTYEPSNARYKEKLAEAKKKLEDEAKAKGDSFKIK, encoded by the coding sequence ATGGTGGCAGGCGGCGTGCCCGCCATCCCGCCCGCGGCGCTCCTTCCGCGCTCCGAGCGCCCCACCCTGGCGCTGCCCACCATTTCTCCCGTGAGCTTTCCTCCGGGTGTCGCCGGGCCTCCGCCCCCTGCCCCGGGAGCGCATCGCCCCACCGTCCAGGGGCTCTCTCCCGTCTCTGTCACTCCCCAGCCGGGCCCCGGCGTCGTCCTGACGGCCCCCACGCCCAGCTCTCCGGCCGCGGCGGCCCACCGGCCCACCCTGCCGGGCATCGTCCCCGTCTCCGTCACGCCTCCTCCCGTGACGCCCCGCTCCCCCTCACCCCCGCCCGGGGCACCCGCCGTGGGCCGTCCTCCCACGGCGCCCCCGTCCGTTTCCCCCAGCGTGGCCGCTCCGCCTGTCGTCAGGCCTGGCACGCAGCCCCCCGGGGTGCCAACGGCGCCCGTCACGGGTCCCCGCCCTCCCGTGGCTCCTCCCACGAGGACCGCCCCCCCCGGCGCCGGCCCCACCCCTCCGTCCCCTCCCGTTCCCGGCATTCCTCCGGTGTCGCCGGTCGCGGCCCGGCCCAGCGCCCCCGTCGTTCCTCCCATCGCCCCGGCCATCTCCCCCATTGTCCCGCCGGTAGCCCCCGCCGCCGCCGCGGCTCCCGCCACGCCGCCGCCCCCACCTCCCAGTGCAGCGGGAAAGGGCTCGATGGATGCCGGGCAGATCGCGGAGCTGGAAGCCCGGTGCGCCCAGCTCGATCAGAGCGATTACTTCGAGGTGCTGCGAATCCCGAAGGAGGCGCCCCCCGCGGCCATCAAGAAGGCCTTCTACGCGGAGAGCCGCACCTATCACCCGGACCGCTTCTACCAACTGGAGTCCAAGGAGCTGAAGGAGCAGGTCAACGAGCTCTACAAGCGTGTGACCGAGGCTTACTACGTCCTGCGCGATGACACGAAGCGCAAGAAGTACCTGGCGGATGTGACAGGCCCCGAGCGGGCCCAGAAGCTGCGCTTCACCGAGAACTCCGAGGCCGAGAGCAAGGCCGCCGCCCGCAAGGAGCACGAGGAGCAGATCGGCACCCACCCCAAGGGCCGTCAGTTCTACCAGCTCGGCGCGAGTGACTTCGATGCGGGCCGGTGGTCCTCCGCCGAGCGCAACCTCAAGATGGCGCTCACCTACGAGCCCTCCAATGCCCGCTACAAGGAGAAGCTCGCCGAGGCCAAGAAGAAGCTGGAGGACGAGGCCAAGGCCAAGGGTGACTCCTTCAAGATCAAGTGA